ACGCCGGCGTCCCGGCCGTCTCGATGCCCGCCGGCACCGCGGCGAACGGGCTGCCGCTCGCGATCCAGCTGATCGGCCGGCGCGACGACGACGCCCGGCTGATGGCCCTGGCCGGGCAGTACGAGCGGAGCGCCTGATGCCGGTCTGGGACCCCGCCCGCTACCTGCAGTTCGCCGACGACCGATCGCGTCCGTTCGTCGACCTGGTCGGCCGCGTGCAGGGCACGCCCCGGACCATCGTCGACCTCGGCTGCGGACCCGGGCACCTGACCGAGGTCCTGCGTGGCCGGTGGCCCGACGCACAGGTGCACGGGGTCGACTCCTCGCCGGAGATGATCGAGCGGGCCTCCGCCGACAACCGCGACGACGCCGCGACGTACGAGCTGGCGGACGTCGCGGCGTGGACGCCGCAGCGGCCGGTCGACCTCGTCGTGTCCAACGCGTTGTTCCAGTGGGTGCCCGACCAGCTCGCGGTGATCGAGCGGCTGACCGCCCACGTGGCCCCCGACGGAACCTTCGCCCTGCAGGTCCCGCGCAACTACGACTCGCCCAGCCACACGTTGCTGCGCGACATCGGCGCCGAGCCACCGTTCGCGGCGCACACCGCGGGCGTCCTGGCCGACCGGGGCACCGAGCCGACCGCGTACCTCGAGCTCTTCGCGGGCCTTGGCTGGCACGTAGACCTGTGGGAGACGACCTACCTGCACGTGCTGCCCGGCGACGACCCCGTCTTCGACTGGGTCTCCGGCACGGGTGCGCGCCCCTACCTGCAGGCGTTGCCGGACGAGCTGCGGGACGACTTCGCGGCGGCCTATCGTGCGGCGCTGCGCAGCGCCTACCCGCGCAGGCCGTGGGGGACCGTCTTCCCGTTCCGACGGACCTTCGTCGTGGCCCGGCGTGCGGACTGACTCCGGTACGCTCGGAGGGCAGTCCCCGGTCCGTCCGCCGGCCAGCACCACGCTGTCCGCCGGAAACCGGTTGCTGTTCCCCGGTTGGTCTGCCGGCAGGGCCCGCCGCACTTTGAATGCGGACAAGCGACGTAGGTTCGACTCCTACCCGGGGAGCCAGCACCGTCAGGTGTCGGCCTGAGCGAGCAAGCTAAGGAGTCCGGTGACTACGAGCCCTGACACGGCGGTGACG
Above is a genomic segment from Aeromicrobium chenweiae containing:
- a CDS encoding methyltransferase domain-containing protein: MPVWDPARYLQFADDRSRPFVDLVGRVQGTPRTIVDLGCGPGHLTEVLRGRWPDAQVHGVDSSPEMIERASADNRDDAATYELADVAAWTPQRPVDLVVSNALFQWVPDQLAVIERLTAHVAPDGTFALQVPRNYDSPSHTLLRDIGAEPPFAAHTAGVLADRGTEPTAYLELFAGLGWHVDLWETTYLHVLPGDDPVFDWVSGTGARPYLQALPDELRDDFAAAYRAALRSAYPRRPWGTVFPFRRTFVVARRAD